One stretch of Enterobacter sp. RHBSTW-00994 DNA includes these proteins:
- a CDS encoding lysozyme inhibitor LprI family protein, with product MKRFLIAGAALLLSTSALADECANASTQLELNTCTAQQYQAADKKLNQTWQAALKRAAAPQRDLLKKAQQAWITLRDADCAFIGSGTEGGSVQPMIVNQCLAEKTVEREAFLASLMQCEEGDLSCPLPPAN from the coding sequence ATGAAACGATTTCTTATCGCAGGCGCGGCATTGCTGCTGAGCACCAGTGCGCTGGCAGACGAGTGTGCCAACGCCAGCACGCAACTGGAACTGAACACCTGTACAGCACAGCAATATCAGGCAGCCGATAAAAAGCTAAACCAGACCTGGCAGGCCGCGTTAAAGCGTGCCGCTGCACCACAGCGGGATCTGCTGAAAAAAGCACAACAGGCGTGGATCACCCTACGTGATGCCGATTGCGCGTTTATCGGCTCAGGCACGGAAGGCGGCAGCGTTCAACCGATGATCGTTAACCAGTGCCTGGCGGAAAAAACGGTCGAGCGCGAAGCGTTTCTCGCCTCACTGATGCAGTGTGAAGAAGGCGATTTAAGTTGCCCTCTTCCCCCGGCAAACTAA
- the putA gene encoding trifunctional transcriptional regulator/proline dehydrogenase/L-glutamate gamma-semialdehyde dehydrogenase yields the protein MGMTTMGVKLDDATRERIKTAATRIDRTPHWLIKQAIFNYLERLESEDGLPELPALLAGAANESDDATSNTEENHQPFLEFAEQILPQSVSRAAITGAYRRAETDAVPMLLEQARLPETIAAQAHNLAYQLADKLRNQKSATGRAGMVQGLLQEFSLSSQEGVALMCLAEALLRIPDKATRDALIRDKISNGNWHSHIGRSPSLFVNAATWGLLFTGKLVSTHNEANLSRSLNRIIGKSGEPLIRKGVDMAMRLMGEQFVTGETIAEALANARKLEDKGFRYSYDMLGEAALTAADAQAYMVSYQQAIHAIGKASNGRGIYEGPGISIKLSALHPRYSRAQYDRVMEELYPRLKSLTLLARQYDIGINIDAEEADRLEISLDLLEKLCFEPELAGWNGIGFVIQAYQKRCPFVIDYLIDLATRSRRRLMIRLVKGAYWDSEIKRAQMDGLEGYPVYTRKVYTDVSYLACAKKLLGVPNLIYPQFATHNAHTLAAIYSLAGQNYYPGQYEFQCLHGMGEPLYEQVTGKVADGKLNRPCRIYAPVGTHETLLAYLVRRLLENGANTSFVNRIADTSLPLDELVADPVQAVEKMAAQEGQIGLPHPKIALPRELYGKGRVNSAGLDLANEHRLASLSSALLNSALQKWQAKPILEEPVADGEMQPVINPAEPKDTVGYVREATEQEVDLALNSAVNNAPIWFATPPQERAAILERAAVLMEDQMQQLIGILVREAGKTFSNAIAEVREAVDFLHYYAGQVRDDFDNETHRPLGPVVCISPWNFPLAIFTGQIAAALAAGNSVLAKPAEQTPLIAAQGINILLEAGVPAGVVQLLPGRGETVGAKLTADNRVRGVMFTGSTEVATLLQRNIATRLDPQGRPTPLVAETGGMNAMIVDSSALTEQVVVDVLASAFDSAGQRCSALRVLCIQDDVADHTLKMLRGAMAECRMGNPGRLTTDIGPVIDAEAKGNIENHIQAMRAKGRPVFQAVRENSEDAREWQAGTFVPPTLIELASFDELKKEIFGPVLHVVRYNRNNLDQLIEQINASGYGLTLGVHTRIDETIAQVTGSANVGNLYVNRNMVGAVVGVQPFGGEGLSGTGPKAGGPLYLYRLLAHRPENALSITLARQDAEHPVDAQLKAILTQPLDALITWADKRPELRTLCQQFGELAQAGTQRLLPGPTGERNTWTLMPRERVLCVADNEQDALVQLAAAVATGCEVLWPEEGLHRDLAKQLPKEVASRIHFAQSDVLFTQPFDAVIYHGDSDQLRELCEQVAARSGAIVSVQGFARGETNLLLERLYIERSLSVNTAAAGGNASLMTIG from the coding sequence ATGGGCATGACCACCATGGGGGTTAAGCTGGATGACGCAACACGCGAAAGAATTAAAACCGCAGCGACCCGTATTGACCGCACACCACACTGGTTAATTAAGCAGGCGATTTTCAATTATCTCGAAAGGCTGGAAAGCGAAGACGGCCTGCCGGAGTTACCCGCCCTGCTGGCGGGCGCGGCAAACGAAAGTGATGATGCCACCAGCAATACAGAAGAAAACCACCAGCCCTTCCTGGAATTTGCCGAGCAGATCCTGCCCCAGTCCGTGAGCCGGGCGGCGATCACCGGCGCATACCGCCGCGCGGAAACCGACGCCGTCCCCATGCTGCTGGAACAGGCCCGCCTGCCTGAAACCATCGCCGCGCAAGCACACAACCTGGCGTACCAGCTCGCTGACAAACTGCGTAACCAGAAATCCGCCACCGGTCGTGCTGGCATGGTGCAGGGCCTGCTACAGGAATTTTCTCTCTCCTCACAGGAAGGGGTTGCCCTTATGTGTCTGGCAGAAGCGCTGTTGCGTATTCCTGACAAAGCCACCCGCGACGCCCTGATCCGCGACAAAATCAGCAACGGTAACTGGCACTCACACATTGGCCGCAGCCCGTCGCTGTTTGTTAACGCCGCCACCTGGGGACTGCTGTTTACCGGCAAGCTCGTTTCAACCCATAACGAAGCCAATCTCTCCCGCTCACTGAACCGCATTATCGGTAAAAGCGGCGAGCCGCTGATCCGCAAGGGTGTGGATATGGCGATGCGTCTGATGGGCGAGCAGTTCGTCACCGGGGAGACCATCGCCGAAGCGCTGGCCAACGCCCGTAAACTGGAAGATAAAGGTTTCCGTTACTCCTACGATATGCTGGGCGAAGCGGCGCTGACCGCTGCCGACGCACAAGCGTACATGGTGTCCTACCAGCAGGCGATCCACGCCATCGGTAAAGCCTCTAATGGACGCGGTATTTATGAAGGTCCGGGCATCTCCATTAAGCTCTCCGCCCTGCACCCACGCTACAGTCGTGCCCAGTATGACCGCGTGATGGAAGAGCTTTACCCACGCCTGAAATCCCTGACCCTGCTGGCGCGTCAGTACGATATCGGGATCAACATTGATGCGGAAGAAGCTGACCGCCTGGAGATCTCCCTCGACCTGCTGGAAAAACTCTGTTTCGAACCCGAACTGGCAGGCTGGAACGGGATTGGCTTTGTCATTCAGGCTTACCAGAAACGCTGCCCGTTTGTCATTGACTACCTGATTGACCTCGCCACCCGCAGCCGCCGTCGCCTGATGATCCGTCTGGTGAAAGGGGCGTACTGGGATAGCGAAATCAAACGCGCACAGATGGACGGTCTGGAAGGCTATCCGGTCTATACCCGTAAGGTGTACACCGATGTCTCTTACCTTGCCTGTGCGAAGAAACTGCTCGGCGTACCGAACCTGATCTACCCGCAGTTCGCAACACACAACGCCCACACGCTGGCAGCCATCTACAGCCTGGCCGGGCAAAACTACTACCCAGGGCAATACGAATTCCAGTGTCTGCATGGCATGGGTGAACCGCTGTATGAACAGGTCACCGGGAAAGTGGCGGACGGAAAACTGAACCGCCCATGCCGTATTTATGCCCCTGTCGGCACACACGAAACGCTGCTGGCCTATCTGGTTCGCCGTCTGCTGGAGAACGGGGCGAATACCTCCTTCGTTAACCGAATTGCCGATACCTCGTTGCCGCTCGACGAACTGGTTGCCGATCCGGTACAGGCTGTTGAGAAAATGGCCGCTCAGGAAGGCCAGATTGGTCTGCCGCATCCGAAGATTGCCCTGCCGCGCGAGCTGTATGGTAAAGGCCGCGTGAACTCCGCAGGCCTGGATCTGGCGAACGAACACCGCCTGGCATCGCTCTCTTCCGCCCTGCTTAACAGCGCCCTGCAAAAATGGCAGGCCAAACCGATCCTTGAAGAGCCAGTAGCTGACGGGGAAATGCAGCCGGTGATTAACCCGGCCGAGCCAAAAGACACCGTCGGTTACGTACGCGAAGCGACGGAGCAGGAAGTGGATCTGGCCCTTAACAGCGCAGTGAACAATGCGCCGATCTGGTTCGCGACCCCGCCACAAGAGCGTGCCGCCATTCTGGAGCGGGCTGCCGTGTTGATGGAAGATCAGATGCAGCAGCTGATTGGCATTCTGGTACGTGAAGCCGGTAAAACCTTCAGCAACGCGATTGCCGAAGTGCGCGAAGCGGTCGACTTCCTGCATTACTACGCCGGTCAGGTTCGTGATGATTTCGACAATGAAACCCACCGCCCGCTTGGCCCGGTGGTCTGTATTAGCCCGTGGAACTTCCCGCTGGCGATCTTTACCGGACAAATCGCTGCCGCACTTGCCGCAGGTAACAGTGTGCTGGCAAAACCGGCGGAACAGACTCCGCTGATTGCCGCCCAGGGGATCAACATTCTCCTTGAAGCGGGTGTACCGGCAGGCGTGGTGCAGTTGCTGCCAGGCCGGGGTGAAACGGTCGGCGCGAAGCTGACGGCCGATAACCGCGTGCGCGGCGTCATGTTTACGGGCTCGACCGAAGTCGCCACGCTTCTGCAACGCAACATTGCCACTCGCCTGGATCCGCAGGGTCGTCCAACGCCGCTGGTTGCCGAAACGGGCGGGATGAACGCCATGATTGTCGACTCATCGGCCCTGACCGAACAGGTCGTCGTCGACGTACTGGCTTCCGCTTTTGACAGTGCGGGACAACGTTGCTCTGCCCTGCGTGTGCTGTGCATACAGGATGATGTTGCCGACCACACGCTGAAGATGCTGCGTGGTGCAATGGCAGAATGCCGCATGGGTAACCCAGGGCGGCTCACCACCGATATCGGCCCGGTCATCGACGCAGAAGCCAAAGGCAATATCGAGAACCACATTCAGGCCATGCGTGCCAAAGGCCGTCCGGTATTCCAGGCCGTCCGTGAGAACAGCGAAGATGCCCGTGAGTGGCAAGCCGGAACCTTTGTTCCGCCCACGCTGATTGAACTGGCGAGTTTTGATGAACTGAAAAAAGAGATCTTTGGCCCGGTTCTGCACGTAGTGCGTTACAACCGCAATAATCTGGATCAGTTGATCGAGCAGATTAATGCGTCAGGTTACGGCTTAACGCTGGGAGTACATACCCGTATAGACGAAACCATCGCCCAGGTAACCGGTAGCGCCAACGTCGGTAACCTGTACGTCAACCGTAACATGGTGGGCGCAGTGGTTGGCGTACAGCCTTTCGGAGGAGAAGGTTTATCGGGCACAGGTCCGAAAGCCGGTGGTCCACTTTACCTCTACCGTTTGCTGGCTCATCGCCCGGAAAATGCGCTCAGCATCACCCTCGCACGCCAGGACGCAGAACATCCGGTGGATGCTCAGCTCAAGGCAATCCTCACGCAGCCGCTGGATGCACTCATCACATGGGCAGATAAACGCCCGGAACTGCGCACCCTGTGTCAGCAGTTTGGTGAGCTCGCGCAAGCCGGGACACAACGCCTGCTGCCAGGCCCAACCGGAGAACGCAACACCTGGACATTAATGCCGCGCGAGCGGGTGTTGTGTGTTGCAGATAACGAACAGGATGCTCTGGTTCAACTGGCTGCGGCGGTCGCGACGGGGTGCGAAGTCTTGTGGCCGGAAGAGGGTCTGCACCGCGATCTGGCGAAACAGTTGCCCAAAGAGGTCGCGTCGCGCATTCACTTTGCCCAATCAGATGTCCTGTTCACCCAACCGTTTGATGCGGTGATCTACCACGGGGATTCTGACCAGCTTCGTGAGCTGTGCGAGCAGGTCGCGGCACGCAGCGGAGCGATTGTCTCGGTGCAGGGCTTTGCCCGGGGAGAAACCAATCTCCTGCTGGAGCGCCTCTATATCGAACGCTCGCTCAGCGTCAATACTGCCGCCGCTGGGGGGAACGCCAGCCTGATGACAATCGGCTAA
- the putP gene encoding sodium/proline symporter PutP: MAISTPMLVTFLVYIFGMILIGFLAWRSTKNFDDYILGGRSLGPMVTALSAGASDMSGWLLMGLPGAIFISGISESWIAIGLTLGAWINWKLVAGRLRVHTEANNNALTLPDYFTGRFEDKSRILRIISAVVILVFFTIYCASGIVAGARLFESTFGMSYETALWAGAAATILYTFVGGFLAVSWTDTVQASLMIFALILTPVIVIITVGGFGDSLEVIKQKSIENVDMLKGLNFVAIVSLMGWGLGYFGQPHILARFMAADSHHTIVHARRISMTWMILCLAGACAVGFFGIAYFNNNPAQAGAVNQNAERVFIELAQILFNPWIAGILLSAILAAVMSTLSCQLLVCSSAITEDLYKAFLRKGASQTELVWVGRFMVLVVALISIALAANPENRVLGLVSYAWAGFGAAFGPVVLFSVLWSRMTRNGALAGMIIGAVTVIVWKQFAWLGLYEIIPGFIFGSVGIVVFSLLGKAPSAAMQKRFAEADAHYHSAPPSKLQPE; encoded by the coding sequence ATGGCAATTAGCACACCGATGCTGGTGACATTTCTCGTTTATATCTTTGGCATGATCCTGATAGGGTTTTTGGCATGGCGGTCGACGAAGAACTTCGATGACTATATTTTGGGTGGCCGCAGTTTAGGCCCGATGGTGACCGCACTTTCTGCGGGTGCATCCGACATGAGCGGGTGGCTGCTGATGGGGTTACCAGGGGCGATTTTCATCTCAGGTATTTCAGAAAGCTGGATCGCCATTGGTTTGACGCTGGGGGCGTGGATCAACTGGAAACTGGTGGCAGGGCGCCTGCGTGTGCACACCGAAGCTAACAATAATGCCCTGACGCTGCCGGATTATTTCACCGGCCGTTTTGAAGATAAGAGCCGTATTCTGCGCATTATCTCTGCTGTGGTTATTCTGGTGTTCTTCACTATCTATTGTGCCTCCGGCATTGTGGCCGGTGCGCGTCTGTTCGAAAGTACCTTTGGTATGAGCTACGAAACGGCGCTATGGGCCGGAGCGGCCGCAACGATCCTCTATACTTTTGTGGGCGGCTTCCTGGCCGTCAGCTGGACCGATACCGTTCAGGCAAGTCTGATGATTTTTGCGCTGATCCTGACCCCAGTGATCGTGATTATTACCGTGGGTGGCTTTGGCGATTCGCTGGAAGTGATCAAGCAAAAGAGCATCGAAAACGTTGATATGCTGAAAGGCCTGAACTTTGTCGCCATCGTTTCCCTGATGGGCTGGGGCCTGGGCTACTTCGGTCAGCCGCATATCCTGGCACGCTTTATGGCGGCAGATTCCCACCACACCATCGTTCACGCGCGTCGTATCAGTATGACCTGGATGATCCTCTGCCTGGCAGGGGCGTGTGCGGTAGGCTTCTTCGGTATTGCCTACTTCAATAACAACCCGGCACAGGCAGGCGCGGTGAACCAGAACGCCGAGCGCGTGTTCATCGAGCTGGCGCAAATCCTGTTCAACCCGTGGATTGCCGGTATTCTGCTGTCGGCGATTCTGGCGGCAGTGATGTCAACCCTGAGCTGTCAGTTGCTGGTCTGCTCCAGTGCGATTACGGAAGACCTGTACAAGGCGTTCCTGCGTAAAGGGGCAAGCCAGACCGAGCTGGTGTGGGTAGGGCGTTTCATGGTGCTGGTGGTGGCGCTGATCTCTATCGCGCTGGCGGCAAACCCTGAAAACCGTGTTCTCGGCCTGGTGAGCTATGCCTGGGCGGGCTTCGGTGCGGCGTTTGGCCCTGTAGTGCTCTTCTCTGTGCTGTGGTCGCGTATGACGCGAAATGGTGCACTCGCCGGGATGATCATTGGCGCGGTAACGGTTATCGTCTGGAAACAGTTCGCGTGGCTGGGGCTGTATGAAATCATCCCAGGCTTTATCTTCGGCAGTGTCGGTATTGTGGTGTTCAGCCTGCTGGGCAAAGCGCCATCAGCGGCAATGCAAAAACGCTTTGCTGAAGCGGATGCGCATTACCACTCTGCACCTCCGTCTAAACTGCAGCCTGAGTAA
- a CDS encoding DUF3574 domain-containing protein — MTIKTGLMAAALLMLAGCNAPSQHAAVDTCKADNQMQQTTLYFGLSRPAGKDITGQEWQQFVDQDVTPRFRDGLTVFDARGQWLGNDGKVAREQSKALMLIHGKDAQSEKSIEALRGIYKSRFAQESVMRVDQPVCVQF, encoded by the coding sequence ATGACAATCAAAACAGGGCTTATGGCGGCTGCACTTTTGATGCTGGCTGGCTGCAATGCACCATCGCAACATGCTGCGGTTGATACCTGCAAAGCGGACAACCAGATGCAGCAAACCACGCTCTATTTCGGGCTGAGCCGCCCGGCAGGGAAAGACATTACGGGTCAGGAATGGCAGCAGTTTGTTGACCAGGATGTGACGCCGCGTTTTCGTGATGGTTTAACGGTGTTTGATGCACGCGGTCAATGGCTGGGTAACGACGGAAAAGTGGCTCGTGAGCAGAGTAAGGCGCTGATGCTGATCCACGGCAAAGACGCGCAGAGTGAGAAGAGTATTGAGGCATTGCGTGGGATCTATAAATCACGCTTTGCGCAGGAGTCGGTGATGCGTGTCGATCAACCGGTGTGTGTACAGTTCTGA
- a CDS encoding nucleoside transporter C-terminal domain-containing protein, translating to MYNFVHFLLALVIILALAWLVSFDRRKIRIRFVLQLIVIEIALAFFFLHAESGLFIIKYVSGFFESLLKFASEGTNFVFGGMGEKGLAFIFLGVLCPIIFISALIGILQHWRILPIFIRVIGTLLSKLNGMGKLESFNAVSSLILGQSENFIAYKGVLGDLSSRRLFTMAATAMSTVSLSIVGAYMTMLDAKFVVAALILNMFSTFIILSVINPARPEGEPDIHLEKLHESQSFFEMLGEYILAGFKVAMIILAMLIGFIALISAINALFSSVFGMSFQQILGYVFYPLAWLIGIPLSDALNAGSIMATKLVANEFVAMIELQKIASQMTPRGLGILSVFLVSFANFASIGIVAGAIKGLNEKQGNVVSRFGLRLVYGATLVSLLSASFAGLVL from the coding sequence ATGTATAACTTTGTCCATTTCTTGCTGGCGCTGGTCATTATTCTTGCGCTTGCCTGGCTGGTGAGTTTTGACCGCCGAAAAATTCGTATTCGCTTCGTTTTACAGCTTATTGTTATTGAAATTGCGCTGGCATTCTTTTTCCTGCATGCCGAAAGCGGGTTATTCATTATTAAATATGTCTCCGGCTTCTTTGAATCACTGCTTAAATTCGCCTCGGAAGGGACCAATTTTGTCTTTGGTGGCATGGGTGAAAAAGGGCTGGCATTCATATTCCTTGGCGTACTTTGCCCCATTATTTTTATTTCTGCCCTGATTGGTATCCTTCAGCACTGGCGGATTTTACCGATCTTTATCCGGGTCATCGGCACGCTGCTGTCGAAACTGAATGGGATGGGTAAACTGGAGTCCTTTAACGCGGTGAGTTCGCTTATTTTAGGGCAATCAGAAAACTTCATTGCCTACAAAGGCGTACTGGGCGATCTCTCCTCCCGTCGCCTGTTCACCATGGCAGCTACCGCAATGTCGACCGTATCCTTGTCGATTGTCGGAGCCTACATGACGATGCTCGATGCAAAATTTGTCGTTGCTGCGCTCATTCTGAACATGTTCAGTACCTTTATTATTCTGTCTGTCATTAACCCGGCGCGTCCGGAAGGCGAGCCGGATATTCATCTTGAAAAACTGCACGAGTCGCAGAGTTTCTTTGAGATGCTGGGCGAGTATATTTTGGCCGGCTTTAAAGTAGCGATGATTATTCTGGCGATGCTGATTGGCTTTATTGCCCTTATTAGTGCCATCAACGCCCTCTTCTCCAGCGTATTTGGCATGAGCTTCCAGCAGATCCTGGGCTATGTGTTTTATCCTCTGGCGTGGCTTATCGGTATTCCACTGAGCGATGCGTTAAATGCAGGCAGTATTATGGCAACCAAGCTGGTGGCAAATGAATTTGTGGCGATGATTGAACTGCAAAAAATTGCCAGTCAGATGACACCACGTGGTCTGGGTATTCTCTCTGTATTCCTGGTCTCTTTCGCTAACTTTGCGTCAATCGGTATTGTGGCTGGCGCCATTAAAGGCCTGAACGAAAAACAAGGGAACGTGGTCTCTCGCTTCGGTCTGCGTCTGGTGTATGGCGCAACGCTGGTCAGTCTGCTGTCCGCGAGCTTTGCTGGTTTAGTGCTGTAA
- the efeU gene encoding iron uptake transporter permease EfeU has translation MFVPFLIMLREGLEAALIVSLIASYLKRTQRGRWIGVMWIGVILAAALCLGLGILINETTGEFPQKEQELFEGIVAVIAVVILTWMVFWMRKVSRNVKVQLEQAVDNALQKSNNHGWALIMMVFFAVAREGLESVFFLLAAFQQDVGIWPPLGAMLGLATAVVLGFLLYWGGIRLNLGAFFKWTSLFILLVAAGLAAGAIRAFHEAGLWNHFQDVAFDLSNVLTTHSLTGTLLEGIFGYQETPSVSEVAMYFIYLIPALVLFFMPSRPSTQPSRTAP, from the coding sequence ATGTTTGTTCCATTTCTCATTATGTTGCGTGAAGGCCTTGAAGCGGCTCTCATCGTCAGCCTTATCGCCAGTTACCTGAAACGCACTCAGCGAGGACGCTGGATTGGGGTGATGTGGATTGGGGTGATCCTCGCCGCTGCCCTGTGCCTTGGGCTGGGGATCCTGATCAACGAAACCACCGGTGAATTCCCGCAAAAAGAGCAAGAGCTGTTTGAAGGCATTGTTGCGGTGATTGCGGTGGTCATCCTGACCTGGATGGTGTTCTGGATGCGTAAAGTGTCCCGCAATGTGAAGGTTCAACTGGAGCAGGCCGTTGATAATGCCCTGCAAAAAAGCAACAACCACGGCTGGGCATTGATCATGATGGTCTTTTTTGCTGTGGCGCGCGAAGGCCTGGAATCGGTCTTTTTCCTGTTGGCTGCTTTCCAGCAAGATGTGGGTATTTGGCCGCCGCTTGGCGCAATGCTGGGGCTGGCAACGGCCGTGGTATTAGGATTCTTGCTCTATTGGGGCGGTATTCGTCTTAACCTGGGCGCATTCTTCAAGTGGACAAGTCTGTTTATTCTGCTGGTTGCTGCAGGCCTGGCGGCAGGAGCTATTCGCGCCTTCCATGAGGCGGGTCTGTGGAACCACTTCCAGGATGTTGCGTTCGATCTCAGTAACGTTCTCACCACCCATTCTCTGACCGGGACGCTGCTCGAAGGTATTTTCGGGTATCAGGAAACGCCGAGCGTCAGCGAAGTGGCGATGTATTTCATCTATCTCATTCCGGCGCTGGTGCTGTTCTTTATGCCATCACGCCCCAGCACTCAGCCGTCGCGTACTGCGCCCTGA
- the efeO gene encoding iron uptake system protein EfeO: protein MAIHFRRSALQVGVAALFASAFSAGAADIPQVKVTVNDKQCEPMTVTVNSGKTQFIIQNHSQKALEWEILKGVMVVEERENIAPGFTQKMTANLQPGEYDMTCGLLTNPKGKLIVKGEATADAAKSEALLSLGGAITAYKAYVTKETADLVTGTKAFTDAVKAGDIEKAKALYAPTRQHYERIEPIAELFSDLDGSIDAREDDYEQKAADPKFTGFHRLEKALFGDNSTKGMEKYAEQLNTDVLELQKRISELAFPPSKVVGGAAGLIEEVAASKISGEEDRYSHTDLWDFQANVEGAQKIVDLLRPQLQKDNSELLAKVDANFKKVNTILAKYRTKDGYETYDKLTDADRNALKGPITTLAEDLAQLRGVLGLD from the coding sequence ATGGCAATTCATTTTCGTCGTAGTGCGTTACAGGTTGGTGTGGCAGCGCTGTTTGCGTCTGCTTTCTCTGCAGGCGCGGCAGATATTCCGCAGGTTAAAGTTACCGTGAATGACAAACAGTGTGAGCCGATGACTGTCACGGTCAACAGCGGTAAAACGCAGTTTATTATTCAGAACCATAGCCAGAAGGCGCTGGAATGGGAAATCCTCAAAGGCGTAATGGTGGTGGAGGAGCGTGAAAATATCGCGCCTGGCTTTACCCAGAAAATGACGGCCAACCTGCAGCCGGGTGAATACGACATGACCTGTGGTCTGCTGACCAACCCGAAAGGCAAGCTGATTGTGAAGGGCGAAGCGACAGCCGATGCAGCCAAAAGTGAAGCCTTGCTGAGCCTGGGCGGAGCGATTACGGCGTATAAAGCCTATGTCACGAAAGAGACTGCTGACCTTGTGACCGGGACGAAAGCCTTTACCGACGCGGTGAAAGCTGGTGATATCGAAAAAGCGAAAGCCCTTTATGCGCCAACTCGCCAGCACTACGAGCGCATTGAACCGATTGCAGAACTGTTCTCTGACCTGGATGGCAGCATCGACGCCCGTGAAGATGACTACGAGCAGAAAGCGGCTGATCCTAAATTCACCGGTTTCCACCGTCTGGAAAAAGCCCTGTTTGGCGACAACTCCACCAAAGGGATGGAGAAGTATGCTGAGCAACTGAATACTGACGTGCTGGAACTGCAAAAACGCATCAGCGAACTGGCCTTCCCACCGTCAAAAGTGGTGGGTGGTGCGGCGGGGCTGATTGAAGAAGTGGCAGCCAGCAAAATCAGCGGTGAAGAAGATCGCTACAGCCATACCGACCTGTGGGACTTCCAGGCAAACGTGGAAGGCGCGCAGAAAATTGTCGACCTGCTGCGTCCTCAGTTGCAGAAAGATAACAGCGAACTGCTGGCTAAAGTGGATGCGAACTTCAAGAAAGTGAACACCATTCTGGCGAAATACCGTACCAAAGACGGTTATGAAACCTATGACAAGCTGACCGATGCCGACCGTAATGCGCTGAAAGGCCCAATTACGACCCTGGCGGAAGATCTGGCTCAGTTGCGCGGCGTTCTGGGTCTGGACTAA
- the efeB gene encoding iron uptake transporter deferrochelatase/peroxidase subunit, giving the protein MSKNDEYDVAEPSRRRLLKGVGALALAGGCPVAHAAKPQSAPGTLSPNDRMETQPFYGEHQSGILTPQQAAMMLVAFDSLASDKADLERLFRLLTKRIAFLTAGGPAPDTPNPRLPPMDSGILGPFIAPDNLTITVSVGESLFDARYGLAKQKPKALQKMTRFPNDSLDAALCHGDLLLQICANTQDTVIHALRDIIKHTPDLLSVRWKREGFISDHAARSKGKETPVNLLGFKDGTANPDSTDSALMKEVVWVTANQGEPAWAVGGSYQAVRIIQFHVEFWDRTPLKEQQTIFGRDKQSGAPLGMKNEHDVPDYARDPEGDTIALDSHIRLANPRTKETQSNLMMRRGYSYSLGVTNSGQLDMGLLFVCYQHDLEKGFLTVQKRLNGEALEEYIKPIGGGYFFALPGPHDQKVYLAQGLIEA; this is encoded by the coding sequence ATGAGCAAGAATGATGAATACGACGTTGCTGAACCCTCACGACGTCGGTTGCTGAAAGGGGTAGGCGCGCTTGCTCTGGCTGGCGGTTGCCCGGTGGCACATGCGGCAAAACCGCAAAGTGCCCCAGGCACACTTTCGCCTAACGACCGTATGGAAACGCAGCCTTTTTATGGCGAACACCAGTCAGGCATTTTGACGCCGCAGCAGGCGGCGATGATGCTGGTGGCTTTCGATTCTCTGGCGAGTGATAAAGCGGATCTGGAACGTCTGTTCCGTTTGCTGACGAAACGCATTGCCTTTCTTACGGCAGGCGGCCCTGCACCGGATACGCCTAACCCGCGTTTGCCGCCGATGGACTCTGGTATTCTGGGGCCGTTTATTGCTCCTGATAACCTGACCATCACTGTTTCTGTTGGGGAGTCATTGTTTGATGCGCGTTACGGCCTGGCGAAACAGAAGCCGAAAGCGCTGCAAAAAATGACGCGTTTCCCGAATGATTCGCTGGATGCTGCCCTGTGTCACGGCGATCTGTTGCTGCAGATCTGTGCTAATACCCAGGACACGGTGATCCACGCTCTGCGCGATATCATCAAGCACACGCCGGATCTCCTGAGCGTACGCTGGAAGCGGGAAGGTTTTATCTCTGACCATGCAGCCCGCAGCAAGGGCAAAGAGACGCCGGTTAACCTGCTGGGCTTTAAAGACGGCACGGCGAACCCGGACAGCACGGATTCGGCCTTAATGAAAGAGGTGGTGTGGGTGACGGCCAACCAGGGTGAACCTGCGTGGGCCGTGGGCGGCAGCTACCAGGCTGTGCGTATCATTCAGTTCCACGTCGAGTTCTGGGACAGGACGCCGCTTAAAGAGCAGCAGACTATCTTTGGTCGTGACAAGCAAAGTGGTGCGCCGCTCGGCATGAAAAACGAGCACGATGTACCTGACTATGCGCGCGATCCTGAAGGGGACACCATTGCCCTGGACAGCCATATTCGGCTGGCGAACCCGCGCACGAAGGAGACGCAGTCGAACCTGATGATGCGCCGCGGGTATAGTTACTCGCTTGGTGTGACTAACTCCGGGCAACTGGATATGGGCTTGCTGTTTGTCTGCTATCAGCACGATCTGGAGAAGGGCTTTTTAACTGTGCAGAAGCGGTTAAATGGCGAAGCGCTGGAAGAGTATATTAAGCCGATTGGCGGTGGTTATTTCTTTGCCTTGCCAGGGCCTCACGATCAAAAAGTGTATCTTGCACAAGGGCTTATCGAAGCCTGA